Genomic segment of Niallia taxi:
CATTGAAAGGGGAGGGGAAAAATTCAATGAGTTTAACTGTTAATATATCTAAACAGGACGACAAGCGTAAAACTATACGGTTTTTGACAGTGGGTATCATTATTGCTGTAACCGCATTATACATAGTAGCTTATTTCAATTTAAAGCATGATGTAGAGAAAGAAAATATGCTCTTAAATTCAGTGCAAGGCGCAAATACACAGTGGAAAAGCTCAGGTAAGGAATTTCATTTGTGGAGTGCGATTTCCTATTTCCAAGAAGAAAAAACGATTGGCGAACAAAAAGTTGTCACAAGTTCATTGAAGGAGAAGGTTAGTGTTCTTGGCAATATGGAATCGAATTTAGAAGTTTCCATTTTAGCAGACAGCAGCTATGAAGATGACGGAAGCAAAGAACTGTTTTTTTATGATCCGAAAACAGACTATGAGAATCTACCGCAGGAGCTGAACATGCTGGCTGACATGAACAGCAATACAATGGCAGAGGTTGCACTTTCCTTCGATAATTCCTATTCTTTAACAGAAATAGAGGATATACTTGGCTCCAAGCATGTTAATTGGCTGTGGGTAGACACAGCAACAGATGCAGAATTACAAGAAATGAATATGTCGCTAATTGAAGATAATGCTTACGCTGGGGATACAACAATCGGTTTTCAAGTGAAAGGGGCCGGATTTGTTAGTCATGGACAAGTATTCCTTGATAAACTAAAAAAACTAAGTGATGATGAAGCATATCGAAAAGAAGCTGAACTCGTTTTATCTGGAATAAGTAAAAGTACTTTTCCGTCCGTAAAAGATATCAAAGTGAGAGGCGCTGTTATTTCAGGCACGCCAGAACAGTTGGCT
This window contains:
- a CDS encoding anti sigma factor C-terminal domain-containing protein — protein: MSLTVNISKQDDKRKTIRFLTVGIIIAVTALYIVAYFNLKHDVEKENMLLNSVQGANTQWKSSGKEFHLWSAISYFQEEKTIGEQKVVTSSLKEKVSVLGNMESNLEVSILADSSYEDDGSKELFFYDPKTDYENLPQELNMLADMNSNTMAEVALSFDNSYSLTEIEDILGSKHVNWLWVDTATDAELQEMNMSLIEDNAYAGDTTIGFQVKGAGFVSHGQVFLDKLKKLSDDEAYRKEAELVLSGISKSTFPSVKDIKVRGAVISGTPEQLAAFMKVKMIKASTIGTKIHQI